The genomic window CGTCAAGGAATTAGTGTAAATTCAATTACACTATTCATTTTCGGTGGTTTGGCTAGCTTAGAAAAAGAATCGAAAACCCCAGGTGAAGCCTTTTGGGTAGCGATCGCTGGGCCTTTAGTCAGCCTGCTGTTATGCGGTATCGTTACAGTAATTGGTATTACCAGCCCCATATCCGGCCCCGTAGCAGCCATTCTCGGTGTTCTAGCATCTGTAAACCTAGCCTTAGCCTTATTTAACCTCATTCCTGGCTTACCCTTAGATGGCGGTAATATCCTCAAAGCCATTGTCTGGAAGATTACAGGTAATCCCTACAAAGGTGTGACATTTGCTAGCCGAGTTGGACAAATCTTTGGTTGGGTAGCGATCGCTTCTGGTGTAATTCCCCTATTCTTCTTTGGTAGCTTCAGCAACTTCTGGAACTTGTTAATTGGCTTCTTCCTATTAAGAAATGCTGGTAATGCGGCGCAATTTGCTAAATTCCAAGAAAAACTCACAGGATTGACAGCAGAAGACGCGGTTACACTTAATAGCCCAGTTGTTTCAGCCAATATCAGCCTCAGAGAGTTTGCAGATCAGCAAATTGTTCAAGGCAATAACTGGCAAAGGTTCTTAGTCACCAACGATGAAGGACAATTAGTAGGTGCGATCGCACTTCATGATTTACGCACTGTCAATACAACACTGTGGTCAGAAACACAAATCAAAGACGTGATGCGATCGATTGAATCCACCACCATCCCATCAAATAAACCATTACTAGAAGTAGTCCAACTACTCGATCAACAAAAATTATCTGCACTACCCGTCACTCGTGATAACGGCGTGCTAGTCGGAATATTAGAAAAAGCTGCGATTATTCAACTACTGCAAAGTGGTACTCAACCAACCCCTGCATAGATTTCTCATCGAAAAAACGCTCCTTCTCTCAATTCCCTCAGAATTTCTGGGGGATTTTTTTGTATAAAGAAGTAGGGTAAAGATGTTTATAATTCCCTCTCTTTTCCCCTCTCTTCTGCATTAAAAAAAGGGGGGACAAAACGTCCACCCCAAAGTTAAGAGAATATTCCGTTGCTATTAACCCAACAATTTTTTAGCTGTAGCTAACACATTATCAACGCTAAAGCCAAACTTCTCTAAACAAACGCCGCCGGGAGCAGAAGCACCAAAGCGGTCAATTGTCACAGTATCGCCTTCACTACCTATGTATTTGTGCCAAC from Nostoc sp. UHCC 0870 includes these protein-coding regions:
- a CDS encoding site-2 protease family protein, giving the protein MNGTIRVGNLFGIPFYIHPSWFLVLGLVTWSYSGGLMAQFPQLSGGLALILGLTTALLLFASVVAHELGHSFVALRQGISVNSITLFIFGGLASLEKESKTPGEAFWVAIAGPLVSLLLCGIVTVIGITSPISGPVAAILGVLASVNLALALFNLIPGLPLDGGNILKAIVWKITGNPYKGVTFASRVGQIFGWVAIASGVIPLFFFGSFSNFWNLLIGFFLLRNAGNAAQFAKFQEKLTGLTAEDAVTLNSPVVSANISLREFADQQIVQGNNWQRFLVTNDEGQLVGAIALHDLRTVNTTLWSETQIKDVMRSIESTTIPSNKPLLEVVQLLDQQKLSALPVTRDNGVLVGILEKAAIIQLLQSGTQPTPA